From the Kogia breviceps isolate mKogBre1 chromosome 3, mKogBre1 haplotype 1, whole genome shotgun sequence genome, one window contains:
- the MTHFD1 gene encoding C-1-tetrahydrofolate synthase, cytoplasmic isoform X2: MEEFNLHLTGDIHAITAANNLVAAAIDARMFHEQTQTDKALFNRLVPSVNGVRKFSDIQIRRLRRLGIEKTDPTTLTDEEINRFARLDIDPETITWQRVLDTNDRFLRKITIGQAPTEKGHTRTAQFDISVASEIMAVLALTSSLEDMRERLSKMVVASSKKGEPISAEDLGVSGALTVLMKDAIKPNLMQTLEGTPVFVHAGPFANIAHGNSSIIADRIALKLVGPEGFVVTEAGFGADIGMEKFFNIKCRYSGLRPHVVVLVATVRALKMHGGGPTVTAGLPLPKAYIEENVELVEKGFSNLKKQIENARMFGVPVVVAVNTFKTDTEAELDLITRLAKENGAFDAVKCTHWAEGGKGALLLAQAVQRAAQAPSSFQLLYDLKLPVEDKIRIIAQKIYGADDIELLPEAQHKAEVYTKQGFGNLPICMAKTHLSLSHDPEQKGVPTGFVLPIRDIRASVGAGFLYPLVGTMSTMPGLPTRPCFYDIDLDPETEQVNGLF, encoded by the exons ATGGAAGAG TTTAATCTCCACCTCACTGGTGACATCCACGCCATCACTGCGGCTAATAACCTTGTGGCTGCGGCCATCGATGCCCGGATGTTCCACGAACAGACCCAGACAGACAAG GCCCTCTTTAATCGCTTGGTACCATCAGTAAATGGAGTGAGAAAGTTCTCTGATATCCAAATCCGGAGGTTACGG AGACTAGGCATTGAAAAGACTGACCCTACCACACtgacagatgaagagataaacaGATTTGCAAGATTGGACATTGATCCAGAAACTATAACTTGGCAAAGAG TGCTGGATACCAATGACAGATTCCTGAGGAAGATCACAATTGGACAGGCTCCGACGGAGAAGGGGCACACACGGACG GCCCAGTTTGATATCTCCGTGGCCAGTGAAATCATGGCTGTCCTGGCTCTCACCAGTTCTCTAGAAGACATGAGAGAGAGACTGAGCAAAATGGTGGTGGCGTCCAGCAAGAAAGGGGAGCCCATTAGCGCCGAAGATCTG GGAGTGAGCGGGGCATTGACAGTACTCATGAAGGACGCCATCAAGCCCAATCTCATGCAGACATTAGAG GGCACTCCAGTATTTGTCCATGCTGGGCCATTTGCCAACATCGCACACGGGAATTCCTCCATCATTGCAGACCGGATTGCACTCAAGCTTGTTGGTCCCGAAGGGTTTGTAG TGACTGAAGCAGGATTCGGAGCAGACATCGGAATGGAAAAGTTCTTTAACATCAAATGCCGGTATTCTGGTCTCCGCCCGCATGTGGTGGTGCTTGTTGCCACTGTCAGGGCTCTGAAAATGCACGGAGGCGGCCCCACG gTTACTGCTGGACTTCCTCTGCCCAAGGCTTACATAGAGGAG AACGTGGAGCTGGTTGAAAAAGGCTTCAGTAACTTGAAGAAACAAATTGAAAATGCCAGGATGTTTGGAGTTCCAGTGGTAGTGGCCGTGAACACCTTCAA GACAGATACGGAGGCGGAGCTGGACCTCATCACCCGCCTCGCCAAAGAAAATGGGGCTTTTGATGCTGTGAAGTGCACTCACTGGGCAGAAGGGGGCAAGGGCGCCCTGCTGCTGGCTCAGGCCGTCCAGAGGGCAGCTCAGGCACCCAGCAGCTTCCAGCTCCTGTATGACCTCAAG CTCCCAGTTGAGGATAAAATCAGGATCATTGCACAGAAGATCTATGGGGCAGATGACATTGAATTGCTCCCCGAAGCACAGCACAAAGCTGAAGTCTACACAAAGCAG GGCTTTGGGAATCTGCCCATCTGCATGGCCAAGACACACTTGTCCTTGTCTCACGACCCAGAGCAAAAAGGCGTGCCCACTGGCTTTGTCCTCCCCATTCGCGACATCCGCGCCAGCGTTGGGGCTGGCTTCCTGTACCCCCTGGTGGGAACG ATGAGCACCATGCCTGGACTCCCTACCCGGCCCTGTTTCTATGATATTGATTTGGACCCTGAAACTGAGCAGGTGAATGGGCTGTTCTAA
- the MTHFD1 gene encoding C-1-tetrahydrofolate synthase, cytoplasmic isoform X1, with translation MAPADILNGKVISAQIRERLKNQVIQMKEQAPGFTPGLAILQVGNRDDSNLYIKVKLKAAEEIGIKATHIKLPRTATESEVLKCITSLNEDLTVHGFIVQLPLDSENAINTETLVNTIAPEKDVDGLTSISAGKLARGDLNDCFIPCTPKGCLELIKETGVQIAGRHAVVVGRSKIVGAPMHDLLLWSHATVTTCHSKTAHLGEEVSKGDILVVATGQPEMVKGEWIKPGAIVIDCGINYVPDDTKPSGRRIVGDVAYKEAKERASFITPVPGGVGPMTVVMLMQSTVESAKRFLEKFKPGKWIIQYNKLNLKTPVPSDIDISRSCKPKPIGNLAREIGLSSEEVELYGETKAKVLLSVLERLKHQPDGKYVVVTGITPTPLGEGKSTTTIGLVQGLSAHLHQNVFACVRQPSQGPTFGIKGGAAGGGYSQVIPMEEFNLHLTGDIHAITAANNLVAAAIDARMFHEQTQTDKALFNRLVPSVNGVRKFSDIQIRRLRRLGIEKTDPTTLTDEEINRFARLDIDPETITWQRVLDTNDRFLRKITIGQAPTEKGHTRTAQFDISVASEIMAVLALTSSLEDMRERLSKMVVASSKKGEPISAEDLGVSGALTVLMKDAIKPNLMQTLEGTPVFVHAGPFANIAHGNSSIIADRIALKLVGPEGFVVTEAGFGADIGMEKFFNIKCRYSGLRPHVVVLVATVRALKMHGGGPTVTAGLPLPKAYIEENVELVEKGFSNLKKQIENARMFGVPVVVAVNTFKTDTEAELDLITRLAKENGAFDAVKCTHWAEGGKGALLLAQAVQRAAQAPSSFQLLYDLKLPVEDKIRIIAQKIYGADDIELLPEAQHKAEVYTKQGFGNLPICMAKTHLSLSHDPEQKGVPTGFVLPIRDIRASVGAGFLYPLVGTMSTMPGLPTRPCFYDIDLDPETEQVNGLF, from the exons GTTGGCAACAGAGATGATTCTAATCTTTATATAAAGGTGAAGCTGAAGGCTGCTGAAGAG ATCGGGATCAAAGCCACACACATTAAGTTACCACGAACGGCCACAGAATCTGAG GTGTTAAAGTGCATTACATCTTTGAATGAAGACCTCACTGTGCACGGTTTCATAGTGCAGCTACCTTTAGATTCAGAGAATGCCATTAACACTGAAACATTGGTCAACACTATTGCACCCGAAAAGGATGTGGACGG ATTGACTAGCATCAGTGCTGGAAAACTTGCCAGAGGTGACCTGAATGACTGTTTCATCCCTTGTACACCCAAAGGATGCTTGGAACTCATCAAGGAGACAG GGGTGCAGATTGCTGGAAGGCACGCTGTGGTGGTCGGGCGCAGTAAAATAGTTGGTGCCCCAATGCATGACCTGCTTCTGTGGAGCCATGCCACAGTGACCACCTGCCACTCCAAGACTGCCCACCTAGGCGAGGAG GTAAGTAAAGGTGACATCCTGGTGGTTGCAACCGGTCAGCCTGAAATGGTGAAAGGGGAATGGATCAAACCTGGGGCGATAGTCATCGACTGTGGAATCAATTATGTCCCAG ATGATACAAAACCAAGTGGGAGGAGGATTGTGGGTGATGTGGCATACAAGGAGGCCAAGGAAAGGGCAAGCTTCATTACTCCTGTTCCTGGTGGCGTCGGGCCAATGACGGTGGTGATGCTAATGCAG AGCACGGTAGAGAGTGCAAAGCGTTTCCTGGAGAAATTTAAGCCAGGGAAGTGGATCATTCAGTATAACAAACTTAACCTGAAGACACCCGTGCCAAG TGACATTGATATATCACGGTCTTGCAAGCCAAAGCCCATTGGTAACCTGGCTCGAGAAATTGGTCTGAGCTCTGAAGAGGTAGAATTGTATGGTGAAACCAAGGCCAAAGTCCTGCTGTCAGTACTGGAACGCCTGAAGCACCAGCCTGACGGGAAATATGTGGTGGTGACCGG AATAACTCCAACACCCCTGGGAGAGGGGAAAAGCACAACCACGATTGGGCTGGTGCAGGGCCTCAGCGCCCATCTCCATCAGAACGTCTTTGCATGTGTGCGACAACCTTCTCAGGGTCCCACCTTCGGAATAAAAG GTGGTGCTGCAGGTGGCGGCTACTCACAGGTCATTCCTATGGAAGAG TTTAATCTCCACCTCACTGGTGACATCCACGCCATCACTGCGGCTAATAACCTTGTGGCTGCGGCCATCGATGCCCGGATGTTCCACGAACAGACCCAGACAGACAAG GCCCTCTTTAATCGCTTGGTACCATCAGTAAATGGAGTGAGAAAGTTCTCTGATATCCAAATCCGGAGGTTACGG AGACTAGGCATTGAAAAGACTGACCCTACCACACtgacagatgaagagataaacaGATTTGCAAGATTGGACATTGATCCAGAAACTATAACTTGGCAAAGAG TGCTGGATACCAATGACAGATTCCTGAGGAAGATCACAATTGGACAGGCTCCGACGGAGAAGGGGCACACACGGACG GCCCAGTTTGATATCTCCGTGGCCAGTGAAATCATGGCTGTCCTGGCTCTCACCAGTTCTCTAGAAGACATGAGAGAGAGACTGAGCAAAATGGTGGTGGCGTCCAGCAAGAAAGGGGAGCCCATTAGCGCCGAAGATCTG GGAGTGAGCGGGGCATTGACAGTACTCATGAAGGACGCCATCAAGCCCAATCTCATGCAGACATTAGAG GGCACTCCAGTATTTGTCCATGCTGGGCCATTTGCCAACATCGCACACGGGAATTCCTCCATCATTGCAGACCGGATTGCACTCAAGCTTGTTGGTCCCGAAGGGTTTGTAG TGACTGAAGCAGGATTCGGAGCAGACATCGGAATGGAAAAGTTCTTTAACATCAAATGCCGGTATTCTGGTCTCCGCCCGCATGTGGTGGTGCTTGTTGCCACTGTCAGGGCTCTGAAAATGCACGGAGGCGGCCCCACG gTTACTGCTGGACTTCCTCTGCCCAAGGCTTACATAGAGGAG AACGTGGAGCTGGTTGAAAAAGGCTTCAGTAACTTGAAGAAACAAATTGAAAATGCCAGGATGTTTGGAGTTCCAGTGGTAGTGGCCGTGAACACCTTCAA GACAGATACGGAGGCGGAGCTGGACCTCATCACCCGCCTCGCCAAAGAAAATGGGGCTTTTGATGCTGTGAAGTGCACTCACTGGGCAGAAGGGGGCAAGGGCGCCCTGCTGCTGGCTCAGGCCGTCCAGAGGGCAGCTCAGGCACCCAGCAGCTTCCAGCTCCTGTATGACCTCAAG CTCCCAGTTGAGGATAAAATCAGGATCATTGCACAGAAGATCTATGGGGCAGATGACATTGAATTGCTCCCCGAAGCACAGCACAAAGCTGAAGTCTACACAAAGCAG GGCTTTGGGAATCTGCCCATCTGCATGGCCAAGACACACTTGTCCTTGTCTCACGACCCAGAGCAAAAAGGCGTGCCCACTGGCTTTGTCCTCCCCATTCGCGACATCCGCGCCAGCGTTGGGGCTGGCTTCCTGTACCCCCTGGTGGGAACG ATGAGCACCATGCCTGGACTCCCTACCCGGCCCTGTTTCTATGATATTGATTTGGACCCTGAAACTGAGCAGGTGAATGGGCTGTTCTAA